The proteins below are encoded in one region of Nitrosomonas ureae:
- a CDS encoding CopD family protein: MIEIIAAIARWSQLTANLILFGSCIFLVIIGQQKALFGASWVVRLERWFPWMAGIILLGLMGILAVTTGEATGVVANVWSPFAWLEIMQKTQIGYIWVARAILASMLLIVIFYFQRVKRERWHYLLWAVAASFPLIAGTLMSHSSADEMSFVAVAPYAVHILLAGAWFGALPAFLFILYSNHSGSGKAVDLKTANYLKKFSAVALPVILLLAITGLIVTDRLVETFYHTLVASPYGWLLIAKLSVLTVILVIAYQARYRWLPMLLEDGTEQAHRSAKHLRQWVGIEFLLALLLVLLATVLANTLPAKHTVIENWPYPFRFSINATWDEPYVQEMVWSGVVLFFIALCTVWLGKRYHWSRMIKILVPGILGISSMAIALPPLAIEAYPETYLKPTVPFDTISIVNGSRLFAENCINCHGPQGKGTQPVADPDVRDPTDLLTQQHTAQYTVGNVFHLLTHGIPGTPMPGFAATLSEDDRWDLINFLHALSRGFDSRLLGSMILPEMPVIASPVFDYAANDGSSGNLRDFRLHKNVLLVLFSWPQSKDRFFQLAASSDRIKALDTEVLAVPIRALEPWELEQIAEIANFPVVIEGWSEIKDSYWLYRRVRTVPDLSGKGMFPGHMEFITDRFGYLRARWVAQFEGFGWQNFDALTLQLRQLNQEDEIMPPPGEHAH; this comes from the coding sequence ATGATTGAAATCATTGCTGCAATTGCACGGTGGTCACAATTGACCGCCAATTTAATTTTGTTCGGAAGTTGTATTTTTCTGGTAATTATTGGCCAACAGAAAGCATTGTTTGGAGCCTCCTGGGTTGTCCGGCTGGAAAGATGGTTTCCGTGGATGGCAGGTATCATCTTGTTAGGATTGATGGGCATTCTGGCCGTCACCACGGGGGAAGCAACGGGAGTTGTTGCGAACGTTTGGAGTCCATTTGCCTGGCTGGAAATCATGCAGAAGACGCAGATTGGTTATATTTGGGTGGCGCGTGCGATACTGGCAAGTATGTTATTGATAGTTATATTTTATTTTCAGCGTGTTAAGCGGGAACGATGGCATTATCTTTTATGGGCGGTTGCCGCTTCATTTCCGTTGATAGCGGGTACGCTGATGAGTCATTCCAGTGCGGATGAAATGTCGTTTGTAGCGGTTGCCCCGTATGCAGTGCATATATTATTGGCAGGTGCCTGGTTTGGTGCGTTACCGGCTTTTCTGTTTATTTTATACAGCAACCACAGTGGATCCGGTAAAGCAGTAGATTTGAAAACGGCAAATTATCTAAAGAAGTTCTCGGCCGTTGCGTTGCCTGTAATACTTTTACTGGCTATTACCGGCTTGATTGTCACCGATCGCCTGGTTGAAACCTTTTATCATACCCTGGTTGCCAGTCCTTACGGCTGGTTGTTGATCGCGAAGCTCAGCGTCTTGACGGTTATTTTGGTGATCGCCTATCAAGCACGTTACCGGTGGCTTCCCATGCTGCTCGAGGATGGCACTGAACAGGCCCATCGCAGTGCCAAACATTTAAGGCAGTGGGTCGGCATTGAGTTTTTGTTGGCATTATTACTGGTGCTGCTTGCAACCGTCCTGGCCAACACGTTGCCGGCCAAGCATACGGTGATTGAGAATTGGCCCTATCCATTCCGTTTTTCGATCAATGCAACTTGGGATGAACCGTATGTGCAGGAAATGGTGTGGTCTGGAGTTGTTTTGTTCTTTATTGCATTGTGCACCGTTTGGTTGGGTAAGAGGTATCATTGGAGCAGGATGATAAAGATTTTAGTGCCTGGTATTCTGGGGATCAGTTCCATGGCGATTGCTTTGCCGCCTTTGGCCATCGAAGCCTATCCTGAGACTTATCTGAAGCCGACGGTACCTTTTGATACCATTTCCATTGTCAATGGCTCCCGGCTGTTCGCAGAAAATTGCATCAACTGTCACGGTCCGCAAGGTAAGGGTACTCAGCCTGTTGCCGATCCTGATGTACGGGATCCTACCGATCTGCTCACACAACAGCATACGGCACAATATACCGTAGGTAATGTTTTTCATCTGCTGACGCATGGTATCCCGGGGACGCCGATGCCGGGTTTTGCTGCAACTTTGTCCGAAGATGATCGCTGGGATTTGATCAATTTTCTTCACGCATTATCGCGTGGTTTTGATTCACGCTTGTTGGGAAGCATGATTTTACCCGAGATGCCTGTCATCGCATCGCCAGTGTTTGACTATGCAGCGAATGATGGTTCCAGTGGCAATTTAAGGGATTTTCGTTTACACAAGAATGTATTGCTGGTTTTGTTTTCCTGGCCACAATCCAAAGACCGTTTTTTTCAGTTAGCTGCTTCATCCGACCGAATCAAGGCGCTAGATACTGAGGTTCTGGCGGTACCGATTCGTGCCCTGGAGCCATGGGAGTTAGAACAAATCGCTGAAATTGCAAATTTTCCTGTGGTTATTGAGGGATGGTCAGAAATCAAAGATAGTTATTGGCTCTATCGGCGGGTTAGAACAGTTCCTGATCTATCGGGCAAAGGAATGTTTCCCGGACACATGGAATTTATTACCGATCGTTTCGGTTACTTACGTGCGCGATGGGTGGCTCAATTCGAGGGATTCGGTTGGCAAAATTTTGATGCCTTAACACTCCAATTGAGGCAACTTAATCAGGAGGACGAAATCATGCCACCGCCTGGGGAACATGCGCATTAA
- the gcvH gene encoding glycine cleavage system protein GcvH, whose protein sequence is MSIPTHLKYSKSHEWVKSEADGTVTVGITHHAQELLGDMVFIELPEVGRVLKQKEECAVAESVKAAADVYSPISGEVTAVNSPLVDEPGKINEDAYSAWLFKLKPSNTAELDGLMDATAYNELVENEDH, encoded by the coding sequence ATGAGTATTCCAACACATTTAAAATATAGCAAATCTCATGAATGGGTAAAATCCGAAGCGGACGGCACAGTAACTGTTGGTATTACCCATCATGCACAGGAATTACTCGGTGATATGGTGTTTATCGAATTACCGGAAGTTGGACGTGTACTTAAACAAAAAGAGGAATGCGCAGTTGCGGAATCAGTCAAGGCAGCTGCAGATGTATACTCTCCTATCTCTGGTGAAGTTACCGCGGTGAATTCTCCGCTGGTCGACGAACCGGGAAAAATAAATGAAGATGCTTATTCCGCCTGGTTATTTAAATTAAAACCCAGCAATACAGCCGAGCTGGATGGATTAATGGATGCAACTGCTTATAACGAGTTGGTCGAGAACGAGGATCACTAA
- the gcvT gene encoding glycine cleavage system aminomethyltransferase GcvT, translating into MLKMTPLNQTHRDMNAKMVDFGGWDMPLHYGSQLDEHHKVRQDAGMFDVSHMLPVDIKGDNVRDFLRRLVANNVDKLTLPGKALYSCMLTPQAGIIDDLIIYFLSETWFRIVVNAGTADKDVAWMLKKRDEWAPNLEITPRRDLAMVAVQGPNARAKVWQVISNSQSATEDLKQFQSAVVGQYFIARTGYTGEDGFEIILPAADAPAFWKSLYDVGVAPAGLGARDTLRLEAGMNLYGQDMDETKNPLESGLAWTVDLKSERDFIGKQVLLGTVVTHQLVGLVLVDRGVLRSHQQVVGQKDGVEYSGEITSGGFSPTMNQSIALARIPTQITIGDEVDVIVRDKKLRVKVVKYPFVRNGKVLV; encoded by the coding sequence GTGCTGAAAATGACACCCCTTAATCAAACCCACCGTGATATGAATGCCAAGATGGTGGATTTTGGTGGCTGGGATATGCCGTTACATTACGGCTCACAGTTAGACGAACACCATAAAGTCCGTCAGGATGCAGGCATGTTTGATGTCTCACATATGTTGCCAGTGGATATTAAAGGCGACAATGTGCGTGATTTCCTACGTCGACTGGTGGCAAATAATGTTGATAAATTGACGCTTCCCGGCAAAGCGCTATATTCCTGCATGCTGACTCCGCAAGCAGGCATTATCGATGATCTGATCATCTATTTCCTGTCTGAAACCTGGTTCCGCATCGTGGTCAATGCCGGTACAGCGGATAAGGATGTCGCCTGGATGCTCAAAAAACGTGATGAATGGGCACCTAATCTCGAAATTACACCAAGACGCGATCTTGCCATGGTTGCCGTGCAAGGGCCCAATGCTCGCGCTAAGGTCTGGCAAGTCATTTCAAATTCTCAGTCAGCGACAGAAGATCTGAAACAATTTCAATCCGCAGTTGTCGGGCAATACTTCATTGCACGTACGGGCTATACCGGCGAAGATGGTTTTGAGATCATTTTGCCCGCTGCCGATGCGCCTGCATTCTGGAAGTCGTTATATGATGTCGGCGTTGCTCCTGCCGGATTGGGCGCGCGTGATACGCTGCGTTTGGAAGCAGGTATGAATTTATACGGTCAAGATATGGATGAGACGAAAAACCCGTTGGAATCCGGATTGGCTTGGACCGTTGATCTGAAAAGCGAGCGTGATTTCATTGGTAAACAGGTACTTTTAGGTACCGTGGTTACGCATCAATTGGTAGGATTGGTACTGGTTGATCGTGGTGTACTGAGAAGCCATCAACAAGTTGTCGGACAAAAAGATGGCGTTGAGTATTCGGGTGAGATTACCAGTGGCGGATTCTCGCCAACCATGAACCAATCGATTGCTTTGGCACGTATCCCCACGCAAATAACCATTGGAGATGAAGTCGATGTCATCGTCCGCGATAAAAAGCTGCGCGTAAAGGTGGTAAAATATCCATTCGTGCGAAATGGCAAGGTATTGGTTTAA
- the gcvPA gene encoding aminomethyl-transferring glycine dehydrogenase subunit GcvPA, with the protein MPFIPHTKEDVAEMLASIGAKTIEELFDEIPKELISDELTGVPPGLSEMEITRLMMARATQDGFYQNFIGAGAYEHHIPAAVWQITTRGEFYSSYTPYQAEASQGTLQLLYEYQSMMASLTGMDVSNASMYDGATALAEAALMAVRSHKSSRRILIPQTVHPVYRQVVRAIVSNQKIEVVELPYCTECGQILPESLANSNHEDFAALVIPQPNFFGVLEQVDALTDWAHSKNAFAIGVVNPTTLAVLTPPGEWGSKGADIAVGEGQPLGIPLSSGGPYFGFMACKNELVRQMPGRIIGRTTDLDDKEGFVLTLQAREQHIRRSKATSNICTNQGLMVTAATIFMSLVGAEGLRRVAAQSHANTLELIEQLVKIKGVERTFSGPVFHEAPLTLSQPVADVLNKLKQKGILGGYNLQGQYPELGNTLLVCATETKTESDLRNYATAMQQVLG; encoded by the coding sequence ATGCCGTTTATTCCACATACCAAAGAAGATGTTGCCGAAATGCTTGCCAGCATTGGCGCAAAAACAATTGAAGAGCTTTTTGATGAAATTCCAAAAGAATTGATCAGCGATGAATTAACAGGCGTTCCTCCCGGACTGAGCGAAATGGAAATAACTCGACTGATGATGGCACGTGCTACTCAAGATGGGTTTTATCAAAACTTCATTGGTGCAGGTGCTTATGAGCATCATATACCTGCGGCGGTCTGGCAAATTACCACGCGCGGAGAGTTTTATTCTTCCTATACACCTTATCAAGCGGAAGCCAGTCAAGGGACTTTGCAGTTATTGTATGAATATCAATCCATGATGGCTTCTCTAACCGGTATGGATGTATCCAATGCCAGCATGTATGATGGCGCTACGGCTCTTGCTGAAGCTGCTTTGATGGCAGTGCGTTCGCACAAATCGTCGCGGCGCATTTTGATTCCGCAAACAGTTCATCCTGTTTATCGTCAAGTGGTTCGTGCTATTGTCAGCAATCAAAAAATTGAAGTGGTGGAATTGCCTTACTGCACTGAATGCGGGCAAATTCTACCGGAGTCATTAGCCAATTCGAATCATGAAGATTTTGCCGCTCTGGTGATTCCACAGCCTAATTTCTTTGGAGTGTTGGAACAAGTCGATGCATTGACCGATTGGGCGCATAGCAAGAATGCTTTTGCTATCGGTGTCGTTAATCCAACCACGTTGGCAGTATTAACTCCTCCTGGAGAGTGGGGTAGCAAAGGCGCCGATATTGCTGTCGGTGAAGGTCAGCCACTTGGAATACCTCTATCCAGTGGTGGTCCATACTTTGGTTTTATGGCGTGTAAAAACGAGCTGGTGCGTCAGATGCCTGGACGTATTATTGGCCGTACTACGGATTTGGATGACAAAGAAGGATTTGTGCTGACCCTGCAGGCGCGCGAACAACATATCCGTCGTTCAAAAGCAACATCCAATATTTGTACCAATCAAGGGTTGATGGTGACCGCAGCCACTATTTTTATGTCGTTAGTGGGAGCGGAAGGATTGCGCCGGGTTGCGGCACAATCTCACGCCAATACGCTGGAATTGATCGAACAGCTGGTGAAGATCAAGGGAGTGGAAAGAACATTCAGCGGACCTGTATTCCATGAAGCCCCATTAACCCTGTCTCAACCTGTTGCGGATGTGTTGAATAAGCTGAAGCAGAAAGGCATTCTGGGGGGATATAATTTGCAAGGGCAATATCCCGAATTGGGTAATACCTTGTTGGTTTGTGCAACGGAAACCAAGACTGAATCTGATTTGCGAAATTATGCAACCGCCATGCAGCAAGTGCTTGGTTAA